One Spirochaetota bacterium DNA window includes the following coding sequences:
- a CDS encoding DUF3795 domain-containing protein → MNKELLSPCGLYCGVCGIHYATIHDDSILKEKLSRVYGVPAEKLHCHGCLSDTVFDFCKVCSIKSCATAKQVEGCYQCADFPCDTINSFPFEEAKHQMLRAVPSWKALGTTEWIKTEEKLFSCSECGRVQFRGARKCRNCGAMLSFPV, encoded by the coding sequence ATGAACAAAGAACTTTTATCACCATGCGGGTTGTACTGCGGTGTATGTGGCATTCATTATGCAACAATACATGACGATTCTATCCTCAAAGAGAAATTATCCAGAGTATATGGAGTTCCTGCTGAAAAATTACACTGCCACGGCTGCCTTTCGGATACCGTTTTTGACTTTTGCAAAGTGTGCTCCATTAAAAGCTGTGCTACTGCAAAACAAGTAGAGGGATGCTATCAGTGCGCCGATTTCCCCTGTGACACCATCAACTCTTTCCCTTTTGAAGAAGCTAAGCACCAGATGTTACGAGCTGTCCCCAGTTGGAAAGCACTGGGTACCACGGAATGGATAAAAACTGAGGAAAAATTATTTTCATGCAGTGAATGTGGACGCGTACAGTTTCGCGGCGCACGAAAATGCAGAAATTGCGGAGCAATGCTTTCATTTCCAGTATAG
- a CDS encoding FadR/GntR family transcriptional regulator, which translates to MYLEPLKTDSLVEAFVKRFEELIISGKLTIGQKIPSERELAKQLGVSRPVVHEGLIILEQKGLVTIRPRHGVTVNDYRRQGSLAILQSLVSYATGQLEPHILESLLATRTLIELETVKLAAQHRTQHQLDEFRAIVTEEESLTHTQTQAIVDVDFKFHHLIALASGNVVYPLLLNSFRQVYTNLTYQFFLDISVVDFVFTHHQKLVGAIAQKDSKKAVQIMSSLLDHGQRHLKTFIQKQQLKEAL; encoded by the coding sequence ATGTACTTAGAACCCTTAAAAACCGATAGTCTGGTAGAAGCGTTTGTAAAACGCTTTGAGGAACTCATTATATCAGGCAAACTCACTATTGGTCAAAAAATACCATCCGAGCGAGAGCTTGCAAAACAACTTGGTGTAAGCCGCCCTGTTGTCCATGAAGGACTTATTATCTTAGAGCAAAAAGGACTTGTGACAATACGGCCACGCCATGGGGTAACCGTCAATGACTATCGCCGGCAGGGTTCGCTTGCCATTTTGCAATCTCTTGTTTCGTATGCTACTGGTCAGCTTGAGCCACATATCTTAGAAAGCTTGCTTGCCACCCGCACGCTCATTGAGCTTGAAACAGTAAAACTTGCAGCACAACACAGAACACAACACCAGCTTGATGAATTCAGGGCGATAGTTACTGAGGAAGAATCGCTTACGCACACACAGACGCAGGCAATAGTGGATGTTGATTTTAAATTTCACCATCTCATTGCACTGGCAAGCGGTAATGTGGTGTATCCGTTACTCCTGAATTCATTCCGCCAGGTGTATACCAACCTTACGTATCAGTTCTTTCTTGATATCAGTGTTGTTGATTTTGTTTTTACACACCATCAAAAACTTGTAGGAGCTATTGCCCAAAAAGATAGCAAAAAAGCAGTACAGATAATGTCGTCATTGCTTGATCATGGGCAGCGTCATCTAAAAACATTTATACAAAAGCAACAATTAAAGGAGGCACTATGA